Within the Beduinella massiliensis genome, the region TAAAGCAGCACGATGCCGGATTGGAAACCTATTGGATCGACGCGGGTTGGTATGGCGATGTCGCACCCGGCAATGTGGAATCCGACGGATCCTGGTATCGCAATGCAGGCATCGGTGACTGGCAGCCTTCCCGCGCGCTGTACCCCAACGGGATGGAAGAGATCGCTGACGCCGCGCACGATATCGGGATGGGCTTCCTGCTGTGGTATGAACCAGAGCGCTGCCGCACCTGTGCGGAAAGGGTCTCCGAGCATCCGGATTGGTACATCGGCCTTCGACGTGAAAATGGCGACATGATGTTGAACCTCGGAAATCCAGAGGCGCTGGCGTGGATCACCGGCGTAATCGGCGATTCCATCGAAAAGTATCGTATGGACGTGCTGCGTATCGACTTCAACTTTGGCCCGCTGAGCTTCTGGCAATACGCGGATACGCCCGATCGAAGGGGGATCTCTGAGCTGCGCTTTGTGGCTGGATTCTACAAAATGTGGGGCGACCTGTTGAAGCGTTTCCCCCATTTGATCATCGACAACTGTGCCAGTGGCGGTCGACGGCTCGATTTTGAAGCGCTGCGCCGCTCCATCCCCCTCTTCCGCACAGATTATGCCTGCTTCGGTTTGCTGGACAAACCCACCGCCACTCAGTTGCACACCTACTACCTGAGTCGCTTCGTCCCGGTGAATTCGACCAGCGTAAACTTTGCGGAAAAGGACACCTACCGCGTCCGCAGTTGCCTCGCGGGCGGCATATCTGCAGGTGGGTTGACAGCCGACGCATCCAAGGATATTTGGCTGTGGAGCAAGCAGACCTTAGCGGTCTTTAAGCGTCTGCGGGAATACACGATGGCTGACCTGTGGCCCCTGACGGGTTGTTCTTTTAGCGATCAGGATTGGATGGCCTATCAGCTCTCCAAGCCTGAGGAAGGCCGCGGTGTCATCGTCGCCTACCGCAGGGAGAACAGCCAAATCCGCCTGATGGACTTGCAGCTGCGCGATATAGCTCTCGACGCAACCTATGAACTGACAGATGAAGATCTGGGCACGCTTGGCCATGTATCTGGACGGTTGTTGCTGGAAAGCTGGCCTTTTGAAATAAAGGACAAGCGAACCTGCCGGATCGTTTACTATCAGCGTATAGCGAACTGAACAAATCAACTGCATATAACGCACCGCAGGGATAGGTCCACTTCTATCCCTGCGGTGAGCGGCAGGCATTAATCCCGCAGCATAGCGATATAAACAAAAAGGTTAGGACGCCCTGTGCTCAATCAGCACAGAGGTCAAATCGGATAGGGGATAGGAGAGGTGTCGTATTTTCGAGAGATCCTATATCGTATTTCTGCCCCATGGAAAGCATTTTTAAGGCTATACACCTGCTTTGCGATTTTTACCAGCTTTTCCAGCACATTTATCAGTACCTATCTCATTCGGGCTACAGGAAATAACGTCAATGTCATGCTGTTTAATATGTTGTTGGCAGGAATTCAACCCTTCGCTATGCTGATTGCAGTCTGGCTGGTACATGCAAAGTCTCCGCTTTTTTCTCAGCGAATAGGGCTTCTCTTCTATGTTGGTGCTTTTGGGGTGTTGGGGCTGATGGGGCAATACGCCGTACCCTACATCCAATGGATTGCGATACTCTTCTCCGTAGCGAACGGTTTTTTCTATACGACCTATGCGCTGCAGTTGCTGATGTATTCGGACGACAAGACACGGGACGCTTGCTATGGATTGCAAAACGTACTGGGCGGCCTTGTCGGCATCCTTTTGCCTAC harbors:
- a CDS encoding alpha-galactosidase, with product MDELYKELFQDQFPIGFTYGEKDAELHGLPWTVLKETLQEYELERYCAVLDDSLHIEMIVRRFRDSETLEWYVTLQNASSYDTKTLSNIDLAHFDIRFDPSTTPFFLDYNGSNEQMCDFMENRTQMFHNARRTLRCTGGRSSSVVMPYFQMLMNGYGYTLAIGWSGQWRADFLRPGDDGVIRVRAGMEDASFRLHPGETVTLPHMLVQRCEGDEYTVFNGYRRFAQRYVVPRIDGKPVQAPITIGAWGGSTAAQHLRNIEALKQHDAGLETYWIDAGWYGDVAPGNVESDGSWYRNAGIGDWQPSRALYPNGMEEIADAAHDIGMGFLLWYEPERCRTCAERVSEHPDWYIGLRRENGDMMLNLGNPEALAWITGVIGDSIEKYRMDVLRIDFNFGPLSFWQYADTPDRRGISELRFVAGFYKMWGDLLKRFPHLIIDNCASGGRRLDFEALRRSIPLFRTDYACFGLLDKPTATQLHTYYLSRFVPVNSTSVNFAEKDTYRVRSCLAGGISAGGLTADASKDIWLWSKQTLAVFKRLREYTMADLWPLTGCSFSDQDWMAYQLSKPEEGRGVIVAYRRENSQIRLMDLQLRDIALDATYELTDEDLGTLGHVSGRLLLESWPFEIKDKRTCRIVYYQRIAN